The window AATGGCTTCCTCGTTAGAACGGGGAACCCAATCCAGAACGCGTTTCGCTTTCTCGTTGGAAACGTTTTTCCTGTTCCCCAACTCGGGGGCGATCGCCTTCATGTCCGGGATGAATAGGGCGAAAACGCGTACGACCCAGTCGGGAAGCTCGCGTGTGGGAACGCGATGGGCGAGTGCGCCCATGTGGGTCTTCAGAACCCCTGCGACGTCGAGCAGGGAGATGGACTTCCCGGCAACAGCCAGAAAGCGTTCGCCTCTTGCGGCCGGGTTGGTCATAGCGCGGAGATGCAGGTCGGCTACATCGCGGACATCAACAGCACCGAAACCGATACGCGGGCAGACTGGTACGGCTCCGTCGAGGAGGCGGTGGATGATGAGGATGGAGGTTGAATAGTCAGAGCCGAACGTGGGTCCGAAGACGCCGACCGGGTTGACCACAGAAAGTTCCAGGTTGCCGCCTTCATGCTTGATAAAGTCCCATGCGGCAAGCTCTGCAAGGGTCTTGGACTTGGCGTAGGCGCTGACACCGGGGGCATCGACATTCGTCCAAGTAGTTTCGTCGAATGGAGCGGTCTGCGGCTTATGGCCGTATCCAATGGCGGCGAATGAGGATGTCAGGACGACACGTTCGACTCCGGCGTCGCGGGCGGCGCGCAGGACGCGAAGGGCTCCTTCGCGCGCGGGGGTGATGAGGTCGTCTTCGTGTTTGGGAGCCGACGCGGGGAAGGGCGAGGCGACGTGGAGGACGAAGCGGCAGCCGATGACAGCTTCGGGCCACCCTCTGTCGTGAGTGAGGTTGGCTTCGGCGAAGGTGAGGGCTTCTTGCCGAAGAGTGCCCGCGTTCTTCAGCATGTCGCGGACTTCGGCCTCGCGGGTAAGCGAGCGAACCGTAGTGCGGACGTTGTATCCAGCGCGAAGGAGTTGGTCAATGCAGTGAATGGCGACGAAACCGGTGCCGCCGGTGACGAGGACGAAGTCTTGATTCATAGGGTGAGTATACACACTAGATCGAACGTTCGTTCTATTCTTTCGCTTTCACCATCTGCCATATGCCTTCGGCGATCTCCAACAAGAGGGGCTTAGGGAGTTTGCGAGGCTGGCTGGCGAGGCGGATGACCAGGTTGAGGGTTATCTCCTGCAGAACTTCTGCGGGCCACTCGTTGAGGACGCCGCCTTTGGACTTGCTGGAGAAGCGGCGGGCATAGGCTTTGGTGCGCTCGTCCTCTTGCTTGACATCAGGAGCACAAGCGAAGCCTGCGTGCTTATACTGGTCGTAAAAGCGCATTTCGCGCTTGTGTTTGCGGTAGAAGTTGTAAACGTTAAGGCAACCTCGTAGAAAGGTCTCGCGGGGGTCTTGGTCGGGGGAAAAATCGCCGAGGAACGCCTCAATCTTAAGGGTGCGAATATGTTCGTAGAGCGCTTGAATGATCTCGTCTTTACTGCTGAAGTAGTGGTAGATGACGCCAGCGCTTGCCCCGGACTGCTTTGAGAGGAGCGACATAGGCGCATCGTGAAAGCCGCGCTTGACGACAAGATCGAGCATCGCCTCCAGGATAGCGTCACGTTTAGACGGTTTGGGCTTCGGTGCCATGCTCGTATTGTTCCACGTTGGAGTTCCGTGTCGCTCAAAACCGTGTGTCGGACGGTGTACCTGGCGGCAAACGCAGGTCGGGCAACACAAATCGGCCTTCGGCCGCAGTCCCCTATTAGGAATGCGCTTCGATAACGGAGCGCCTACGATTTCTTGAACGGTGAAGGTCCAACGTACTCCATGCCATAGTGGCGGAAGTAAGCGTTCAGCAGGCGAGGCCGGACCGTTAGGGTCCCGAAAGCATGCCTCCATTTTGCCTGCGGGGCTGAAGGCGGTCAGCATGTGCGCGGGGTCGGCCCGTGCCGGCGAATGCATGCTCGATCCAGTTGGCAACAACCTATGTTTCGCTAATAGGCTTCGGCATCCGTGAAAGTTCAGCAAGGGTATCCAGAAAAAGTTCAACCGTTGTCTTCCGAGGAAGGTCGTTCCGCCTTGGCCGTGTCAAAATCGCGATTCGCCATTTAGGAAGCTTTGGAGGCGGACTCAAGATCCGCAGCATATGAAGGTGATGTGATGCGGCAGATGAGCGAGCAAGTGCAGAAGGCACTATGGCGACGCCAAGACCATGCGCAACAAAATAGAGTTGCGTCTCAATATCGCTTACCTGATACACGCTCGACCTCGGTAAATGGTGCTGGGTGAAAACCTGATCTACCAGCTTCCGCAGAGCTCTCTCGGGCGTGAGGTCCACAAAGCTCTCGTGGCTGAGCATTTCGAGCCGTACACTGCTTCTCCTTGCTAGCGCATGTTTGCTAGAACAGATCGCAACGAGCGAGTCTTGTGCATAGGGGATGACCTGGACTCCGGGCCATCGCTCTTTGCCGATGATTGCCTGGAAGCTCAAATCGACGCTCCCTGAACGTACCAAGGCAGGAACTGCCTCTGTCGAAAGAGCACGAACTGCGAACTCGATCTCTGGGTACGACGAGTGGAATCGTTGTAGCAAGGCGGCGAGCTGTACGTACGGTGTCAGGCTTTGCAAAATGCCGAGATGCAGACGGCCCCTGACGACACCATCCTGAGACCGGACCGCCTGAACGCCATCGTCTAGCAACGCAATACAACTACGTGCATGTTCAAGGAAAAGTTCTCCAGTCGCTGTCAGTGAGACTTTGCGAGTCGTGCGCGTAACCAGTTGGCTTCCGAGCTCCTGTTCGAGCTCTTTGATGGACATGGACAGTCCCGATTGAACGATGTTCATACGTTTCGCGGCAGTCGTAAACTTACCCTCTTCCGCCAAAGCGATGAAATGCTGCAGGTGTCGTATCTCCATGTGATCCCCGTCAATTCATCATAATTGGAGATATATGTTATGCAAATCTTTTGTTGGACGCATGAAACAGGTAGGCCTAACCTCGTGAATGTAGCCGCTGCTCTGACTGCAGACGAGGAGAAGAATATGAAACGCACTGGAGAAATAGTTCGAGTAGTTGGCATCTCGGGAAGCCTCCGCAAAGCATCTTTCAGCACATCGCTGCTGAAGGTGCTGGCGGAAAGGGCTGCCCCTGCGATCGACATAAAGGTGGTGACTCTGGAGGACATTCCCCTTTACAACGAGGATCTTGATCAGAACCCCGCGATTCCCTCGGTTGCAAAGTTCAAGAAAATCATCGCGGAGAGCGATGGGGTCCTGATCATAACGCCTGAATATAACCACGGCGTGCCCGGCGTGCTGAAGAATGCACTCGATTGGGCCTCGCGTCCGGTCTTCGAGTCATGTTTCAAGAACAAGCCTGTTTCTATCATCAGTTCGTCCAAGGCCTTCACCGGCGGCGTCCGGGCTCAGTACCAGCTACGAGAAACGCTGATCTCCATGCTCGCGCATCTCGTAATGGGACCAGAAGTTGTCGTCGGTGGCGTTCACACGAAGCTTGCGGAGGATCTGTATTTGGACGAGAACGGTCTGACTTTGATGCTGCGCTCGCTCGACAGGCTTCGTGAGGAGATTCTGGGTCGTCGCATGGTTTACGCGTAGGAAAGGATCATGCTCAAGCCGCTCCAACCCGTTCTTTTCATGATCCTCATTGCTTCGACCTCGCTCGTCGCACAGACCCACGTTGCTGAGCCGGCTGTAAATCTGGGTGATACCAGTTTCCTCGACGGGCTCGGAGGACCTGGCGGGGTCGTTGAAGAGATTGGAGACGGGGCACATGAAGGAACAGTCGTAGACGGGTCCGGAAGCCCGATTTCAGGAACTGGCGCGGTTAATAGCATCAGCGGACTGACCCACATTGCGTGGCTTAGTCATAAGACGATACTCGGCGGTTGGTATGGGACCGAAGTAGTGGCGGCTGCCGCGCACGTCAACGCCGGCAGCACGGGACAATCCGGTGGTTGGGGCGCGCTTACGGTGTCCCCATTGATTCTTCAATGGGGCGAACGAAAGATCGGCAATGTCCCTATCGACCAGCGGGTCGTCTTCGATTTTGATCTACCTGTGGGCGCTTACACACGATCTTCCGTTGTAAATATCAGCGCGAATGCCTTCACTGTTCATCCGTATTACGCTATTACCGCATTCCCAATCAGACGTGTCGAGACCAGCTGGCGCGTTCACTATCTCTGGAATTCGACGAACGATAGTCCGCCATACGCAACGGGCGCTCAATCGACACAGGCAGGACCGGCGATCCATTTCAATGCCACCGCTGCCTACAACTTTGGGAAACACCTTTGGATCGGCCCCAACGCCTACTATCTCCGGCAGATCACAGACGGCCGTATCGATAGCGTCTCGCTTCGAAACTCTCCGGAGCAAGTAGGAGCGATAGGTCCAGGCATGGTCTGGAACTCAGGGAAATGGTTCTTCTATGCAAATGGCTATCACGAGTTTGGCGTAAAGAATCGACCCGAGGGAAACAAGCTCGTACTGAGAGTAGAAAAGACCTTCTGAACTCAACGTAGTGCTTCGAGGAGGAGAAGATGAGAATCATAATCGCGTTCATTGTCGCATTTGGTATTGGGGCAGGTTCGAGATGGACCGGAGTTCCATCTTTGGCTCCTCAAGCAATCATCGGTGCTCTCCTCATCGTAGCGATGAGTACGGGGTATGTTTCAGCCGATCGGATTCTGAAGCGGACTTCGTCACCCTCAATAGCGGTCACTGTTTTGACGCACGCCACGGATGAATTGTCGGCATACGGCCGTGAAGTCATCTCTTACGAGTCCCCGGCTCTTCTAGAGCCTGAAGCGGATACCGCATTCTGGCGGCAGAAATCCGAAGATCTGGAACTCATCATTGCCGATCTACTACTCACAAATCAGCAGCTGCGAGACTCTGAAAGCGCTCACACCTCTAGGGCGGGCGACGACTCAGCGACTTCGCATCTTGATCTCCAGAATAAGTTCTGTAACTGGCAGTGACTGCCCATTTTTACTTGAATTTTGGCTTATTGGGTAGTCTTTGTTTGCTTTGAGAAACAGAGATTAAAAAAACTAATTAGATAGAAGAAGGTTCTATGCAATCCGTGGAACGATATGCGATGGTTGCAGCTTGAGTTCCATAAGCAGTGAGGGCAAGCGACTCCGCAACATATTCTTATTGCGATGATGAAAGTTCGCGCCGCCTGTGACGTACTAAATGGTGTCGGTGATCACGAATGCTCTCCGCGGGATTTGCATCACAACAGTTGGCTCCGTCTCGAATCTTTGTACTCACTACTTCATCCAACCACTACTGCAACCGTGGAGACTAAGGACATGGGCGCTTTTTGTGCCTGCTGTGGAGTAGATTACCCTGAAGCCCAAAGCGTGTCCCGTATGTGGCGCTCCTCGGCACGGAATGTCGCGGCTGCCTGATCTACCGCCTAACTCAGGGGTCTGACGCCTAGACGAGCTCGAATCGGCTTGCTACCTTAAGGCCCAAGGAAAGTCGTCGCGCATTGGATACGTCCGAGAACTGATAGCCATGGAGCCTGCGGAAAAACACGTGCACCTGTCCCTCTTGCTCGTGGATGACGATAAAGAGTTAAGCGGGATGATGAAGGAGTTTTTCGCTGGAGCTGGACATCGCCTGGACTGCGAATACGATGGCAGACGAGGTCTTGCTCGAGCGGCCAGCGGAACATATGATCTGGTGATTCTCGATGTCATGCTCCCTGTCATGGATGGCTTTGGTGTGCTCCAACAGTTGCGGCGCAGAAAAGACGTGCCTGTAATCCTCTTGACGGCGCGTGTCCAGCATCACGACAGGATTCTCGGCCTCAATGCGGGTGCGGACGACTATCTTCCGAAGCCCTTCGATCCGGATGAACTCCTGGCGCGAATCCGCGCCGTATTGCGTCGCACGAATGCTGCGAAAGGCAGCAGAGACGTAACTATCGGGGACATCCGAATCAATGCAGCCAGGCGCGAAGTGTGGATCGCCGGGTCGCCAGCAGATCTGACTGAAATGGAGTTCAACCTGTTGGAGATTCTGATGCGCTCTGCGGGACGCGTTGTCTCGCGAGATGAACTAACTCTGGCTCTGTTCGAACGCAAAGCATCGCCGTATGATCGCATTCTCGACGTCCACGTAAGCCATCTGCGCAAGAAGCTGGAGGGTGGTCGAAGTATGATTCGTACCATTCGGGGAGTCGGCTATGTCTTTGCTAGAGCGGCTTAGGTTGTTACCAACGAGGTCCCTTTATTTCGCTGTCTTTCTCGCGATGGTGGGCACACTGTCGCTTTCGTTCTTAGTATTTCGACAGATCTCAATTCGATTGGAGAGGAAGCACTTCGATCCCGTCTATGACCGTTTAGACGAACTCCAACTGGAGACAGCGAGCAGAACACTGAACAACGATGGGCCGACAGCCCTGGCGAACTATCTAATAAGTCTGGATCGTCTCTCTGGAGCGCATCATTATCTCCTCGATGCAAACGGTATTGACCTCGTTACCGGCAGAAGTAGGAGAGAGTTGCTGCCACCTTCTCCATCCTCTAGATGGCGTATCCGTACGAGTGGCCATTCTGTCGCAGCGCAGCGGTCCGAAGATGGCAGGTACTGGTTTGCAGCAGAAAGCCAGCCTGGCCCTCCGCCGTTTTGGACGTTTCTTCCGTACTATTTTCTTGTGCTCGGTGCCACGGGCGTTTTATGTTGGCTGGCGTCGGTCGCGGTTGTGTCGCCGATTCGCAGGATAGCCTCCTCTATTGCGAACTTCGGACAAGGCGATCTATCCATTCGCGTAGATAGCAAACGGCAGGATGAAATCGGACGGCTAGGCAGCTCGTTCAATCAGATGGCCGAACGCCTGCAGCGAATGATCGTAAATGAGCGAAGGCTTTTAGCGGACGTATCGCATGAACTCAGATCTCCCTTAGCGAGGTTAAAGTTTGCTGTTAAGCTGGCCAGAACATCCAAAGACACCGACGCAGCGTTGGATCGCATAGATCGCGATGTGGACCGAATCGCCTTACTTGTGGCCGGCATCGTGGAGATCACTCTCGTCGAAGGTGATCCCGAGGGCCATGGGGTAGAGATTGTGAGGACTGAAGAGGTTCTCAACGATGTGATTCGCGATTGCGCTTTGGAAGCGGACGTTCGCGGTTGTCGTATTGCATTGACTAGTTCGGCCGCCGGCGAAATTCTCGGCAATCGAGAGTTGCTGCGGCGCGCGGTCGAGAATGTCGTGCGCAACGCGATTCGCTATTCGCCAGAACAGTCAACGATTGACGTACTCCTCGTTCAAGATTTGGACGCTGCGGACGTCGAAATTCGTGACTACGGACCGGGCGTTCCTGAAGACGCACTTACTCGTATATTCGATCCATTCTTCCGGGTTGAAGATGCGCGTGACGCTTTGGGTGGAGGTGCAGGGCTCGGCTTATCGATCGCAAAACGAGCAGTGCAGGTGCATCACGGCCTGATCACTGCAGAAAATGCCTTGCCGGGTCTGCGCGTTCGAATTAAAATCCCGTCCTTCAAAGCGACCACGCCGGATCGAGGATGATTGTCAGTGCTCATTTCCTTCAGTTCGCGCTCAAGAATTCTTAAGGTTCAGACGCGATTGAACATGGTGTACTTCTCTCAATGCCAGACCCGAAAGGGCATCTAAGAGGCGTCGGAGGACACACCTATGAAGCGATATCTAGGTTTCGCAATGATGCTCACACTCCTTTCTGCTCCCGCTTTTGCGGGTAGGAACTCCCAATCCGTCAACTTTCCCGAGCCGATGAAAGCTGGATCCGCCCAGCTCGCCGCGGGCGATTACAACGTGACATGGACAGGCACCGGACCCAACATTCAAGTCACGTTTACTCAAAACCGCAAGGTCCTCGCGACGGTGCCGGCCCAACTTGTCGTGGAGAGCAATAAGAACGAGGGATTAAATACCATCGTCCAGGGAAGCGTCGAAACTCTCGAATCGATTCGCATGAAAAACATGACTTTGGTATTCGAAGCTCCGCCCTCATCCGCAAAGTAAGACGCCAGGTTTGCTTCGGAACCTATTCCAGTTCTCGATGAATGAACACCGAAGAAATATTGAAACCGTTATTCGCCCTCTTTGAGAGGCCTGAGAGGGCGAGGTCCAGGTTTATCTGTTTGTCCGCGCAATCCACGAACGGAGTAGGTTCCGGCTGGTCACCCACTCGGGGATCGCCGAGCTAAACGGCTAGATTGTAGTTGTAAGGGATGCGCTATCGGTCAACTACTTGCTGCTACACATTGTTGGCACTGTCACCGCCCGTTACATCGTAGGTTGCGCCTGAAACCATTCGCGCCGCGTCAGACGCAAGGAACACGACGACCGGGGCCATCTCTGCAGGATCGATCCACGGCACACCGAGAATTGATTTGCCCTGCAGTACCTTACGAGCCGCTTCTTCGTCCACAGCTTTGTCGCCCGTTGGCGTGCGTCCCGCCACCTGTAGAGCCTGCTCATATCGCTCCTCATGTCGGGTGAGCGGTGTATCGATGAGTCCTGGGACAAGGCAGTTCACCGTGATTCCATGTGGACCCAGTTCCATCGCCGCAGACTTCATCAAACCGATGATGCCCCACTTCGATGCGGAATAAGCGGAGCCGTTCAACGTGCCGTGTCGCCCCTGAGTGGATGTCGTCATAATGATGCGGCCATGTTTCTGCTCCACCATATACGGCGCAAAGGCTCGGACAGCGTTGGCGGTGCCGGTTAGATTGACGTCGATCTGGATGTGCCAATCGGCATCTTGCATCTGAAGTAACGGACGGAACGCCTGGATGCCAGCATTGGCAAACAGTATGTCAGTACGGCCGAACTCAGCGTTGATCTTCTCGGCGGCCGCGCGCAGTGCCGGAAGGTCGCGCTGGTCCAGCACAAAGCTCCTCCACTGGACACCTTCGCTCTTTACCATCTCGCCCGTATGATCGAGGTCGGAGCGGCTGGCAGGTTCCACTCCCGAACGTGGATCGACAACAGCACAGATGTCAATTCCAACCACGTTGGCTCCGCTATGCGCCAGGGCGACCGCTACGGCGCGTCCAATCCCTCGTGCCGCTCCAGTCACTACAGCTACTTTGCCGTCAAGAATATGTCCCCAAGGATCTGCCTTCGCCTGAGTCATCTGCCCCTCCATCTTTCCCGTTAGTGAAACCGCGCTCAGGGCCGCCGATCCGCACGCCAGAAAAAATCTGCGCGATACGATCGCCTTTGCCGACTCTTGCTTTTCATCTGATTGCATAAGCGCCTCCACTGTTCTTCATTAACAGTTTGGGCCAGCTGAGACTGCTTAGCTTTCTAGAAAAGCGCGTAATTCTGAATTCTTCTGGTGTACTTGCAACGCTACCCGCAGAGGGTGACCGCGAAGTTCCAACTATGACTGAGAAGCGGTGAGTGATGACCGGAAGCGCCCCGGCGTCATTCCTACCAGCTTGCGAAAAGTCGTGATGAACTGGCTCTGACTTGAGAAGCCACATTGCATCGATATCTCAATGAGCGGCAGATCAGCTTTCTTCAGAAGTTCCTGAGCGCAAGCGACACGGCGATGGTTGACGTATTGATGCGGTGTGAATCCGGTGGATTCGCGAAAAAGAACTGCGAAGTGTTGCGGGCTCAATCCAACTACGTTCGCAAGAGATTGAATGGAGAGGTCGCGTTCCAGGTCAGCTTCTATATACTCCCGCACGCGACGTTCGCGGGCGGGTCCTAAGCCTCCTGTCGCATAAACCTCCCCGTTTCTTCGTACGCTGTAGGCGCGGAGTATCCGCACGCAGAGCGTCGTGACTGCTGCGCTCGCCACCTCCACATTTAGATGACCATCCACTGACTCGAGATAAAGCGAACGAGCGAGTTCCTCAATCAACAGATCTCGAACCAGATAGGTGGGCTGAAGCTCCAAAGAGTCCTGCTGCAAGACATCTGACGCAAGACGTAGCAGAAACTCCTCACGGATATAGATGTGAATCAACGCTGCCCGCCGCTGCCAGAGTGTCTTGTGCGGAATACCCGCAGGAATCACGCTGACTGCGTTCCCGATAAATTCCTTGCTTTGACGGAGCGTTCCTGTTGCACGCCACTCCGCGTGCATATGTGCGGGCTCAAGGCCCACGGTTACTTGTAAGCAGTCGTGGACATGCTCCTGCCACGTACTGCGTGGCTGTTTGGCCGCGTAAACGCTGAAGCCATCTCCATCAAACCAAAAGTGGTCTGCGGGGAGAGGCTCATTCGCTCCTACCAAAATCATTCGTTCCTGCGATGACTGTGTCACGCGCGTTCGATCGGCTCCTAACTCGCCGGATGATCTCAGTCTAAAGAATCCAAAAGTCCCGTGGAAACCAAAGATACAGGATCGTTCTGCAGAAGTCAGACTGTATCTCAGGTTGGCCGATGCAATTCAGCGCTGCACCTCGTGCAAAAGGAGAAATACATGAACATCGCAATTTCTGAAAAGGTGATCCCGACCATTGCTCTCACGCAGGATGCCGAGATCTTTGAGTACAGTAAAGCAGCGGACCCAATCTCTTCAGGAGCGACGCCGCGCATCCCAGTCAAGACTTTTTCGCCTGAACTATATGCTTCCGGAGCGACACGGGTAATTCCACTCGATCTGAGCAAAGAGTTGAAGACCAACTATCCCGCGACAGGCCCAGGCGTGCTGGCAAGCTTCGTTCGCATCAGGGCTGACGAGTCAATCACTACTTCAGCGGATGCCACCAGCGAGTTCTTCTACGTCATCACGGGCAAGGGTCACACCGAGACCGAGCAGGGCGTTATCGAGTGGAACGAAGGCGACATCTTTGTACTGCCCGGTATGGCTGCTGCGGTGCACCATGCCGCCGCGGAGACTGCCTTCTACATGGTTAACGACTCTCCTCTGCTCGCATATCTTGGTGTAGAAAAGTCAAAGAACCGCTTCCAGCCGACGCTGTACACCCATGCCATGATCATGACCGAGTTGGAGAGGGCCAAGAACGATCCAAATGCAGGCAAGCGTAGCCGTGTCAGCGTGCTGCTGGCAAACAAGAACTTCGACCAGACGCTCACCATCACACACACGCTCTGGTCCATGTTCGGCATTGTGCCTCCAGGGACGCGGCAGCTCCCGCACCGTCATCAGTCCGTTGCGCTCGATTTCGCGGTAGAAGCCAAGCCCGGCGTATACACTCTGATCGGGCCGGAACTGAATCCGGACGGCTCTATCAAAGACGCTATCCGCGTGGACTGGGTGAAGGGTGCTGCGTTCATAACGCCAGCCGGCTATTGGCATGAGCACGTCAACGAGTCCGGTGCCGACGCCTATGTGATGCCAATCCAGGATGCCGGCTTGCATTCCTATCTGCGCACCCTCGACATCCAGTTCTATCTTGAAGACTAATCCTGATTCGGCTCTCCTGCTGTGGACCAACATCCAGGCTCACAGCATCTCCCGTCTTTGCGCTTCATCTGAATCGTTCCATGGCCAAAGCCATCTTTGCAACACAACCAAACTTTCTAAGCCCACATCCTGAATTAGTACTCTGCCTTTTCGCCCTTTGCAGGGACGGAGGTCGGAACGCCAGTGGTACCCGCATAGGTGATGAGCAGCACGGTAGGTTCGTCACCCGACTCGCCCCGATGCACATCGTCCACGGACTCACCTACCGCTTGGCCCTGATGAACCACTTGAGTCTTGCCGCTGGCCCTGTCGTGTAACGTGAGCGTGCCTGAAAGCACATAGACGACATTTGGGAATGGATGCGTGTGCCATGGCAGGGCAGTGTGTGGTGCGATGGTCAGCTTGATCGTCGTGAGTTGTGGCTGACCCGTCGGGTAGTGTGTGTATGGCTTACCGTTCCACGATTCGGTCGTTTGCAGCAGGATCTCGCGTTGACCGCTTGCAACACTATTCGCGCCGGTTTGAGCTAGGACTGCCGTCAGCGATGCTATGGCGATGGCAGTTATTCCAATGCTGCGGTATTTAGAAATCATGTCGGTCATCTCCCTCTGGTTGGCTGTTCGAAACTCCATGGTCTCGCTATTTGTCGGTGTAAGACACACGCCAAACGCTGCGAGAGCCGTCGTCTGTAACGTAGAGAGCGCCGTCGTGACCCACGGCGACTCCTACTGGTCGGCCCCACACCTGTCCATCCGCAGTGACAAATCCGGTAAGGAAATCCTCATACTCGCCGGTGGCTCTGCCGTCCTTCATGGGAATCCGGATCACCTCGTAACCCCCACGCTTCGCACGATTCCACGACCCATGTTCAGATGCGAATCCGTCACCGTCATACTCGGATGGGAACATGGATTTGCTGGTTGGGTAAAAGGTCATTCCGAGCGAAGCCATATGGGGTTGAACCAGTACATCTGGCGTAATGACTTTGGATTTGAGTTCAGGATGAGTGCCCATCAGTCTCGGATCCTGATGACCACCCATATAGAACCAGGGCCAACCATAGAAGCCGCCTTCTTTCACTGAAGTCACATAGTCTGGAACAAGATTGTTCCCCAGGGCATCACGTTCATTTGTCGAACACCAGAGCTGACCCGTAACAGAGTTGATCGCCTCGCCGACACAGTTGCGAATACCGTAGGCGTACACCTCGACAAATTTGCCCTCAGGGGTGTACTCCAGCACATCCGCCCGATGGAACTCTCCGGGATGGGTGTCAGGGTCGTCTGCATTCGATCCACTTCCCACAGACACCAGCATATGCTTTCCGTCGGCAGAGAAGACGACGTCGCGCGTCCAATGCCCACCGCCCCGCAGTTGAGCGTAGCCCGGCAAATCAGGCACGATCGTCTCAGGCGCACGAGCGGCCTTAAGATCGCCGGTGTTGTAGGCGAATCGAACGACGGTCGTTGCGTTTCCGATGTAGACCCATTTAGGGTTAGCACCAGCGGGATAAAACGCAATGCCAAAGGGATGGTCGAGGCCCGTCGCGTAGGTACTGATCGTAGCTGCCTTACCCGAATTAGTAACACCACGCAGCACAAATATGGAGCCAGCTTGCGAATCTGCTACGAAGAGATCGCCATTCGGTGCAGCATGGATGATGCGGGGCATCACAAACGTTCCGGAGGTAGGCGCGTGCGTCTCTTTCTTATTTTCGGATCGCTGCATCGGAGTGGCTGCGTCACCACCCGCATAGAGCTGGACCGTAAAGCCAGTTGGGGCAATGGGCCAAGCCCCCTCAGGCCTTTGGACGAGCGACGGACCGTTGTCCACAGACTCCGACGGCTTCGGTTCTGGCAGGTCTGCCACGGTGATCTTTCGCCGCACGCCCGGCTTCTGCTGCGTG is drawn from Edaphobacter lichenicola and contains these coding sequences:
- a CDS encoding AraC family transcriptional regulator, which gives rise to MTQSSQERMILVGANEPLPADHFWFDGDGFSVYAAKQPRSTWQEHVHDCLQVTVGLEPAHMHAEWRATGTLRQSKEFIGNAVSVIPAGIPHKTLWQRRAALIHIYIREEFLLRLASDVLQQDSLELQPTYLVRDLLIEELARSLYLESVDGHLNVEVASAAVTTLCVRILRAYSVRRNGEVYATGGLGPARERRVREYIEADLERDLSIQSLANVVGLSPQHFAVLFRESTGFTPHQYVNHRRVACAQELLKKADLPLIEISMQCGFSSQSQFITTFRKLVGMTPGRFRSSLTASQS
- a CDS encoding cupin domain-containing protein, with translation MNIAISEKVIPTIALTQDAEIFEYSKAADPISSGATPRIPVKTFSPELYASGATRVIPLDLSKELKTNYPATGPGVLASFVRIRADESITTSADATSEFFYVITGKGHTETEQGVIEWNEGDIFVLPGMAAAVHHAAAETAFYMVNDSPLLAYLGVEKSKNRFQPTLYTHAMIMTELERAKNDPNAGKRSRVSVLLANKNFDQTLTITHTLWSMFGIVPPGTRQLPHRHQSVALDFAVEAKPGVYTLIGPELNPDGSIKDAIRVDWVKGAAFITPAGYWHEHVNESGADAYVMPIQDAGLHSYLRTLDIQFYLED
- a CDS encoding cupin domain-containing protein, with translation MISKYRSIGITAIAIASLTAVLAQTGANSVASGQREILLQTTESWNGKPYTHYPTGQPQLTTIKLTIAPHTALPWHTHPFPNVVYVLSGTLTLHDRASGKTQVVHQGQAVGESVDDVHRGESGDEPTVLLITYAGTTGVPTSVPAKGEKAEY
- a CDS encoding PQQ-dependent sugar dehydrogenase; translated protein: MRRLRFAKFHALVSLAFVALLPSALQAQQTITGQAAFADYTQQKPGVRRKITVADLPEPKPSESVDNGPSLVQRPEGAWPIAPTGFTVQLYAGGDAATPMQRSENKKETHAPTSGTFVMPRIIHAAPNGDLFVADSQAGSIFVLRGVTNSGKAATISTYATGLDHPFGIAFYPAGANPKWVYIGNATTVVRFAYNTGDLKAARAPETIVPDLPGYAQLRGGGHWTRDVVFSADGKHMLVSVGSGSNADDPDTHPGEFHRADVLEYTPEGKFVEVYAYGIRNCVGEAINSVTGQLWCSTNERDALGNNLVPDYVTSVKEGGFYGWPWFYMGGHQDPRLMGTHPELKSKVITPDVLVQPHMASLGMTFYPTSKSMFPSEYDGDGFASEHGSWNRAKRGGYEVIRIPMKDGRATGEYEDFLTGFVTADGQVWGRPVGVAVGHDGALYVTDDGSRSVWRVSYTDK